The following is a genomic window from Oncorhynchus kisutch isolate 150728-3 linkage group LG6, Okis_V2, whole genome shotgun sequence.
gAGTTAATCAGGGTTATTTTTCCAGGAATAGACAGGTGTTATCCTtcccatggtagcaagatctaatcaatttttgctaactttctattaaaagttattggagtgagatcatttctttcgggatatgtataccgagtatgtccacatcaaccatcagaccattttattggtaaactacatggtaaaGTAAAAATTGCATTTTTTTATGATCCAATATGTAAGACAGTAAACTTATCATTTGGTTGTAATCAAGAGAGGTTAGAAAAATTATCTAGATcttctatgaggctgtggagggatccaaattatggatttaaaagaaaacacgAATCATCAGCGTATAAATGACACCTTCGTTTTCAAGCCCTGGATTACTAACCCCTTAATATCATTGTTGGATCTGATTAACAGCTAtcatttcgatggcaataataaggagatatgccgatagtggacaacctggtTTTACTCCTgttgacagtttaaaactttgAGAAGTAGCTATTATTTACTGTTCTACACATAGGGTTactgtacataactttaacccattttataaaaGATTCTCcaaatattccaggcatttatatttTACACCTccagtcatactttatcaaaggccttttcaaagtcagctatgaataccaggcctggaGCACCAGGCACATGAAGACAAATCACTTTATTGACAACCCAAAACTTAGGAGCATGGGGAGTGCAGAACGAGTGCATGTCATTTGTGCGTGTGAATGTGCTCACCTGGCCAATTCTTCAGCTTTACTCCGATGCTTGTCTAACAGGGAGTCCCAAGATGCACTCTCAGCCTGCAGCCTGAATCACAATCACAATTGTTATTCAttgcgcacgtgcacacacacacacacagagaatcagTTACCTGTGTATAGCCTTCCTGGTCTGCTCCAAGGTGTTCTGCATTGCAGTGTCACTAGCGAGAAAGAGACAGTCAAAAGGGATTCATAACAGATGGCTGAATGACTACAGAAAGGCCTGAACTAGAAATAAAGGTCAACAGAGAagaacgacagtcctttttcttTTGGGCTGTGCCGATACCAGAATTGCAATCATTTTCTCCATGTCAAAATGAAAACCCGTAGCAGGCCAAACTCTTTGTTCCTTTAAAAACCTGTTGTATGTAAAATAACATGTTGTGCTTGGGGGGGGAAATTACATGAAACTCTGATGCTGTTTGTTTCCAACACTAGggttgttttcctaaagaagttaaaacTGCTTTGGGTTTTGTTTCCTTGCAACGATACTGACGAGTATCGCAATACTCGTATCGTCCAGATTTCTCATGTTAAAGGATCAGAAAAAAGTTGGTGCATAGAAGAGAAAGGGTAAAATAGACTGCTCAGGAAAAAAGTAAGTATGTATGCTTAAGGATGTTAAGCCAGTGAACAAAATGAGATTGACTAGAGACAGCATTACTTGGCTGTGCTTGTGGGAGGTTGTTGACACTGTGGCTCACTGCGTAGGTCTTTGGCCAGGCAACACCACCCCTTCTGTACATCCTCCACTGAGACAGGGAAGAGAAAGGCAGTAACGGAAGATAACACTATTAGACAacacttacagtgcatttggaaagtattcagaccctgactttttccacattgtaatgtaacagtcttattctaaaataggtTAAATAGTTTACCCCGCCCACATCAagctatacacaataccccataatgacagagcaaaaacaggtttgtcgAAATTAGTGATGCACCAATGAATGTTTggccgatattttccttgcccctcCAAAAAAAAGAAACCGATATTCAAAATGTTTGCAgccttaagcattctagtacagttcaATAGTAACATACacacgcagcagtctaaggcattgcatcttagtgcaagaggcgtcactacagtccctggttcgaatccaggctggatcacatccggctgtgattgggagaccagtttctactggtcattgttttcaggcggGTTCTAtttgtgctagctagctacgcCAGAAGTTGCAGTCCAACAAATAATGCTGTGTTACCAACACATtattgtaaacacattgttcgtggctggtgtttgcagacttttttgtacagctttgacagtgttaATTGACATGTATTTTTGGACACGCAACAACCTAAACAgcgttccatagtatgttgtgaagctaatagcagtgacacaattccattatcttggcgttaacgGATTTCGCCTTAAGTCGTcttgctgaaatgttcttaccCTTTCAAATGATTGCTCAAATTGTTGACTGCaagatccacacagcagacattgtgggctaggttaggaatgctgtgttgcacgtgtattTTACGTGGCGTTATATAGGTGTTCaagtcagctttgacatcggttttgcacaaaCTAGATAGACATCGAGCCGATACCGACGTTGGCATTTTTAGATAATCTCGGGCAAttccgatatatcgtgcatcccaaatagaaatgtttgcaagTTTTTTTAagtatcacatttgcataagtattcagaccctttactcagtactttgttgaagcacccttgTCAAAAATTACTTGTCAcgtgtatttggagagtttcccccattcttctctgcagatccactcaagctgtgtcaggttggatggggagcattgctgtccagctattttcaggtctctccagagatgttagatcgggttcaagtccaggctgcctgggccactcaagggcatagagacttgttccgaagccactcctgcgttgtcttggcagtgtgcttagagtcgttgtcctattggaaggtgaaccttcaccccagtctgaagtactgagcgctctggagcaggttttcatcaaggatctcgctgtactttgctccattcatctttccctcgatcctgtatagtttcccagtccctgcagctgaaaaacatccccacagtatgatgctgccaccaacatgctggtgccaggtggaatccaaaagtgacgcttggcattcagctgtcagagcagctcacagattactgaacctgtacatagcccatctataatttagcccaaacaactacctctttccctactgtatttattttgctcctttgcaccccattatttttatttctactttgcacattcttccactgcaaatctaccattccagtgttttacttgctatattgtatttactttgccaccatggccttttttttgttgcctttacctcccttctcacctcatttgctcacatcgtatatagacttgtttctactgtattgactgtatgtttattttactccatgtgtaactctgtgtcgttgtatgtgtcgaactgctttgctttatcttggccaggtcgcaattgtaaatgagaacttgttctcaacttgcctacctggttaaataaaggtgaaaaaaatattttaaaaattcaGGCCTTTGCTCATACCTATGTAAATACGGTATGTTTTTtgtaaatgtgcaaacatttctacaaacctggtttcactgtcattatggggtattgtgtgtagattaaaaaatacatgtaatacattttagaataaggctgtaacgtaataaaatgtgttaaaggggaagggatctgaatacttaacaaatgcactgtatgcctAGTGCACTGCACTCaacttatttaactaggcaagtcagttaagaacacattattatttacaatgacggcctaccataaggcaaaagacctcctgcgcATACGGGGGAATATAGAACAATACTACACACATCACGATAAgagacactacataaagagagacagacaacatagcatggcagcaacacatgattcagcatggtagcaacacaaaacatggtacaaacattaattgggcacagacaacagcacaaaaggcaagaaggtagagacaagaATACATCACACAAATCAGTCACAACCGTCAATAAGAGTGTCCAtcattgagtctttgaatgaagaaatGGAGAAAACGGCTGGCTCCATTCAAAATACAGCACCGAACCAGTAGGGGGGTAAACATTGGATGTGGTTTTTTTGCTAGATGTTACAATCCAAAACAACTACTTATTTGACAGACGTACAAGAATCCTACCAACCTTGTGTCTGAAGTGACTCTAAACTGCCGTTGGGTGTCGTGCTCAGTGAGTCTTGTAACTTCTCAACTGCCAGCTGGAGACAAAGAGGAGAGCGATGGGACACACAGAAAATGAGTTAAATTGTCAGCCAGGATCACATAGATGTTGTAATAATCTTCGGGTTGAAGTTAGCCTGACCTTCAAAAACACACACCCCCTAGCGAATTGTAATCACTTAAACATACCCTCATAGAAGCCTCCATCAGTTTCTCCAGCCTCTCTTCCTCGGGTAGGGATTGGCTGATTGACCTGCATAGAGCTGGATGAGAGGCATTTAGCTTAGCGTTTACAGGTATTTTAAGTGTATTTTGTAAATCACTAGGCCCCAATTGTGCCTCCTTCCCTTACTGCCATTCATTGTTGTTTAGGGTCAACCTGGGATAGGTAGTTGACTCTATCCATAGCTCGGAAAGAGTATATGTTTTACGGCTCAAGAAGACGTAAACAATTACCCTCTATCCAATTGGACGCTCTGACTAGTGTCACCCATCCCAGACACCAAAACCAATGTTGTTGACATTGAAAAATACAAGTTTCGGGTCTCACTCTGGGAGGTGTtggagagggcagggagagagcgTCGGCCCCTGGTCGACCTCCTCCAGGATTTCCTTTGCGTGCTGCTGGGGCTCAACGACCGACCCTCTGTTAGAACACCCCCCTCAGGGTCCCTTACCCACCCCTCGCCTCCAGAACACGGCTCCATCTGTACCTCTGTTGTTTCTGACATATGTGTGGTGGTGGAGGAAGGAGTGTGTCTGCGGGGAGATTTGGGGTGAGGAGCTGCTGGGCTTGGACTCCCAGGGCAAACTCTTTTAAGTCCCTGCTGAGGGATTTCTTCTTGGTGGACCTTGATCAACAGACAAAATGTGAGTGGGCTTTAAGATCATTCCTATGTTATCGTCAATGGTATGCTAACTTCGTCAGCTAGCTATCATTTTAGTAAGGttatattatgtatattataaTTGTCCCTTATGTGCAACCAAATCTGCCTAGACCACAACACAATCAGCTGTTGAGTGTCTTACCATCTTCTGGTGTTCAGCAGAGCTGTCGGAGCTGCGGGTGACAtcaatgaaagagagagaaaaatcaaCACAACCACTGAGCATAGTTGATGCTGAAATGGCTAGTTAGCCACGTTGATACACAGCTAACACTAGGACTACTTTAAAATTGGCGTATTGTCTGTGTTAGATACTAGCTAACAACGTTAGTAGCCAACGTTAGCCGGGCAGTGAGGTTGGAGGTTAACGTTAGGAAGATACTAATTTAATAGAAAACCCAATACGAGCCCCTGAGATAGGACGCCAATTCTTCACAGCAAAACAGTGAACTTCAGAAAAACTTTCAGTAACGTTATTAACTAAAAAGATACAAACCTTTCCGATTGCTCTCCAGAATGAATATCCGCCATTTTCTTTTTAAAATCTGCCCGCGCACAAACAAAATCGCCCCTCCCATGTACAGATATGCATGTCGGGAAATGTAGCATTGAGCCACGTGGCCCCCTATGAACATATTTTGACTACTTAGGATCTAGCTACCATTTCTCTGCATGAACCGTCCCTAAAGCTGTTTTTTTTGGGACGAGTTGCGGTCTCCTCCTCTCAAGATAACCTAATGTTTACCATAATACAGCTTTAGAAAAAAACTACGTTTTTTAGCACGGTTTGGCACCAAATGAAATCTAAGGTGGCTCCATGTTattatactgaacacaaatataaacgcaacaaggaaatcagtcatttgaaataaataacttgggccctaatttatggatttaaTTTGACTGGGAATAgatatctgttggtcacagatttaAAAAAGTAAGATGGTGCAGACAGACATGGAAGCTCTGCTTCCAGCTCCTCAGCAACTTTGCagacaagcattttgctacacctgcaataacatctgctaaaaaaATGGGCCACAGAATGGGCTtcgggatctcgtcacggtatgtctgtgcattaaaattgccatagataaaatgcatttgtgttagtcgtccgtagcttatgcctgcccataccctgACCCGACCACCAAcatggggaactctgttcacaacattgacatcagcaaaccgctcgcccacatgatgccatacatgtggtctgcggttgtgaggctggttggacgtactgctaaattctctaaaacggcattggaggcagcttatggcagagaaacgtacattcaattctctggcaacagctctggtggacatccctgcagtcaccatgccaattgcatgctccttcaaaacttgagacatctgtggcattgtgttatgtgacagaATTGCAGATTTTAGTGGCTTTttcttgtccccagcacaaggtgcacctgtgtaatgatcatactgtttaatgagcttcttgatatgccacacctttcaggtggatcGATTATTTTAGCAAAGAAAAaaagctcactaacagggatgtaaacaaatttgtgcacaacattttagagaaataagctttttgtgcatatggaacatttctgggatcttttatttcggctcatgaaacatgtgatCAACACTtgacgtttatatttttgttcagtatatataagtCTATGGATGTCCCGTACCAGTCATTATGATATCATCCCACCTCTGTTACCAGTGTAGTAATCTCAGCTACTAGACTATAATCTGTTACAATAGATTGCCAGTGTAATAAGTCAGGGTGCACCAGAcattaacattttagtcatttagcagacactcttatccagagcgacttacagtagtgagcacatacattttcatactggtcccttatgggaatcaaacccacaaccctggcattgcaagtgccatgctcaacCAAGTGAGGCACACGGGACTTAATTAAAGTCCTCTCAAACACAAACATCAAGAAAAAGGATCTGAAGACTATTTTTGTGCCCTCTCAACTTGACTTCCAGTTACAATGTATGCAGCTCACTCATCACCTTAAAAATATATGTTCAACCCCTATGTAGGTATAGTAGGCAGTGCACTGCATAGGTAAATGGAACATGACAAAGTAGCACTTGACAAAAAAAGCACCACTTGTATTTGTTGGTCTTTTAGAAGTCTGTAAGAGTTTTATCTTTTTACAAAATGAAGAAGAGAAaacaaaatgggaaaaaaatCAAACACTTCGCAATTCTCTTGGAGAAcgccctgttgtgtgtgtgtgtgcacgtttcaCATGGGCTGGCACACAATCTCTAATGCCACACAATACTGCTGTCTTCTTGGCCTTCAGTGAgaaaagggagggatggagagagggaacggGAAGGCAAGAGAAGGGGGAGTCTAACTAGACCTGGGTTCCAATagtatttattttctttcaaatactttagctgcaCTTGTTTCAACTTGCCTGGCGCAACGGAacagtcccaaaagtgcaaaccctgcTTATCTGGAGCTCCTGGCAGGATAAACCACAACGCCCAAAGTATTCAAAAGGAAGAAAATACCATTTGAGCCCAAGTTTGTCTCTAgcataaaataaatgtaattttagtgaatagggggaacagagggacagagcagagatgGGGTAACATTTAGGGGTGTGGTGCAGCAGTACTGCGAGTCTGCCTGACATGCCTAGTCCATCCCCTCAGCTGTCTTGTGCGTCACATCAGCCTTCAATCTTTTCCTCCCTCCACAAGTCTCCTCAATCCTTTCCCTTTACAGTTTGGTTGCCGAGGGCAGCGGGTTGCTCGGGGCAGCTGTTGGCACGGCAATTCAGGAAGGCAGCCTCAGGGTTCCTTTGCCCAGCAGGAACTGCAGAACGCGGTCAACCAGCAGGGCAGCGACAAAGTCAACCACCAGGACCTGGGCGATGACTAGCTTGAACTGCAGGGCAGAAAACACATAAGAGGTTATAATAATTTATACGTCCTTTTgcgctggt
Proteins encoded in this region:
- the dsn1 gene encoding kinetochore-associated protein DSN1 homolog, which encodes MADIHSGEQSESSDSSAEHQKMVHQEEIPQQGLKRVCPGSPSPAAPHPKSPRRHTPSSTTTHMSETTEVQMEPCSGGEGWVRDPEGGVLTEGRSLSPSSTQRKSWRRSTRGRRSLPALSNTSQTLCRSISQSLPEEERLEKLMEASMRLAVEKLQDSLSTTPNGSLESLQTQVEDVQKGWCCLAKDLRSEPQCQQPPTSTANDTAMQNTLEQTRKAIHRLQAESASWDSLLDKHRSKAEELARRVEQCQETGVTLDPSCLAQSSQSQLILNKPDYHSLLCRQQPVLSTMDMVMDTQCKMVRELLSILEQSQLLVKETSCRLATDVGFQELSSDPVRDLLAGPPPSVSTNASS